From a single Brassica napus cultivar Da-Ae chromosome C9, Da-Ae, whole genome shotgun sequence genomic region:
- the LOC111209861 gene encoding 65-kDa microtubule-associated protein 9-like: MLEFWNLLDTPAEEQQKFMSFSCNIAATVSEITKPNSLSTDLLEEVKAEVSRLEELKWSKMKELVLKKRSELEEICKRTHIVIEEQDIAVENVIKAIESGEVNPENILEHIEYRAGKVKEEALSRKEILEKAEKWLNACEEETWLEEYNQVCLFYNHPWSFTFCG, from the exons TGGATACACCAGCAGAAGAACAACAAAAGTTCATGAGTTTTTCATGTAATATAGCTGCTACTGTTTCTGAAATAACCAAACCTAATAGCCTTTCCACAGATTTGCTTGAAGAG GTTAAAGCCGAGGTTAGTCGGTTAGAGGAGTTAAAATGGAGCAAAATGAAAGAACTTGTTTTAAAGAAGAGGTCAGAGCTTGAAGAGATATGCAAAAGAACACACATTGTTATTGAAGAGCAAGATATTGCGGTGGAGAATGTAATTAAAGCCATTGAATCAGGAGAAGTGAACCCTGAAAATATACTAGAACATATCGAGTATCGAGCTGGGAAAGTGAAAGAGGAAGCTTTAAGCAGAAAAGAGATTCTTGAAAAAGCTGAAAAATGGTTGAATGCTTGTGAGGAAGAGACTTGGCTTGAAGAGTATAATCAGGTTTGTCTCTTTTATAATCATCCATGGTCTTTCACCTTTTGTGGTTAG